From the genome of Anopheles moucheti chromosome 3, idAnoMoucSN_F20_07, whole genome shotgun sequence, one region includes:
- the LOC128305696 gene encoding uncharacterized protein LOC128305696 translates to MEICSSLFFETLAILAFGGAFHRRRKFGRDVLLGHCCMLMLLIFCWQQLPAQGASWRNSAKLYKSDDDYYETDDSYETDEDAKRHETGEINLGASTLHADKDSVEIEYEELDHHHHNVPNGVYASEESGEDQPDSFNNSELLAQLGLQHKTPPGKKKGRQSGPPPVTIAVPYPVHIERKVPVFIEKKVPVIVEKKVEVPVDRPYEVPVPVQVPVHEKEVIHVPKPIVFNVDRPYPVYVHRTVFVEKYRPFKVLIKSRTRY, encoded by the exons ATGGAA atctgttcatcactTTTTTTCGAAACCCTTGCAATATTGGCTTTTGGAGGAGCATTCCATCGAAGGCGGAAATTTGGACGAGATGTACTGCTAGGACATTGCTGTATGCTGATGTTGTTAATATTCTGCTGGCAGCAGTTACCCGCACAGGGAGCATCCTGGAGAAATTCGGCGAAACTGTACAAATCCGATGACGATTACTACGAAACGGATGATAGCTACGAGACGGACGAGGATGCAAAACGCCACGAAACAGGTGAGATAAATCTCGGTGCATCTACTCTACATGCCGATAAAGATTCCGTGGAAATTGAATATGAAGAGCTCGATCACCACCATCATAATGTACCCAACGGCGTGTACGCGTCTGAAGAATCTGGCGAGGATCAACCCGATTCCTTCAACAACTCCGAACTACTGGCACAGCTAGGTCTGCAACATAAGACTCCACCGGGGAAGAAAAAGGGAAGACAATCTGGACCCCCCCCGGTCACGATCGCTGTTCCGTATCCCGTGCACATCGAGCGCAAGGTTCCCGTGTTCATTGAGAAGAAGGTTCCGGTGATCGTGGAGAAGAAGGTTGAAGTACCGGTCGATCGACCCTACGAAGTGCCTGTTCCGGTGCAAGTGCCCGTCCACGAAAAGGAAGTAATACACGTTCCCAAACCGATCGTCTTCAACGTCGATCGACCTTACCCGGTGTATGTGCATAGGACTGTGTTCGTGGAGAAGTACCGACCGTTCAAAGTGTTGATCAAATCGAGAACTCGCTACTAA
- the LOC128305699 gene encoding zinc finger protein 512B-like, translated as MKTFIVLSIAVALVAGSAIESGEKNIEKRGLSEIESRSDHHHVKHVTITKKVPVPYPVEVEKHVPVPVKIPYPVHVEKKVPFIIEKKVPVYVEKKVPVHVDRPVPVEVKVPYEVPVVHKEYVEVPKPYPVHVEKPYPVYVKKPVYIEKAVPVSVHIKKVKKHHH; from the exons ATGAAG ACGTTTATTGTGCTTTCGATTGCGGTGGCACTGGTGGCCGGATCAGCCATTGAGTCGGGCGAGAAAAACATCGAGAAGCGTGGTCTGAGCGAGATCGAAAGTCGATCGGATCATCACCATGTGAAGCATGTTACCATTACCAAGAAGgtcccagtaccgtacccagtCGAGGTGGAGAAACATGTGCCGGTACCGGTGAAGATCCCGTACCCAGTGCACGTGGAGAAGAAGGTCCCGTTCATCATTGAGAAGAAGGTGCCAGTATACGTCGAGAAGAAGGTGCCAGTGCACGTTGATCGTCCCGTGCCGGTGGAAGTGAAGGTACCGTATGAGGTGCCAGTTGTCCACAAGGAATACGTTGAGGTGCCAAAGCCATACCCGGTGCATGTCGAGAAACCGTACCCAGTGTACGTGAAGAAGCCAGTCTACATCGAAAAGGCAGTCCCGGTCAGTGTGCACATCAAGAAGGTGAAGAAGCACCATCACTGA
- the LOC128305704 gene encoding uncharacterized protein LOC128305704, with protein MKTFIVLSLTVALVAGASLDKSTAKEAQDRSLDTQSKTHGKRGLLDYGYGYSKEPELQGGFKPSFGYDITVNEHHVPQFKTYAAPDYHHNQYAPFHKEPSVYNWKEEKHTIITKKVPVPYPVNVEKQVVIEKKVPVHVPVKVHVPYRVEVEKKVPVYVEKKVHVDRPVPYPVKVKVPVYHKVEVEVPKPYPVHIPKPYPVYIEKEVHVPVVHRVEVEKPYPVYVEKQVLVEQVDAPEHEHSHEHEQSHELHSHKHVSHEPQSHEHEHSHEHSHEHSHEQEHTVHHNIRPVGIKSTDFISEPIHVPEHEHQYGEESQKIERKVESNQKSATDAASEQVKETEKPTDKESSQ; from the exons ATGAAG ACGTTCATTGTGTTGAGTCTGACGGTGGCACTGGTGGCCGGTGCCAGTCTGGACAAGTCGACGGCCAAGGAAGCACAGGATCGTAGTCTGGATACACAGTCCAAGACCCATGGCAAGCGTGGTTTGCTCGATTATGGTTACGGTTATTCAAAAGAACCAGAGCTACAGGGTGGCTTCAAGCCTTCCTTCGGATATGACATCACTGTAAACGAGCATCATGTTCCACAGTTTAAGACCTACGCTGCCCCAGACTACCATCACAACCAGTACGCTCCGTTCCATAAGGAACCTTCTGTGTACAactggaaggaagaaaaacacaccatCATCACGAAGAAAGTCCCCGTCCCATACCCAGTGAACGTGGAGAAGCAGGTGGTCATCGAAAAGAAGGTCCCGGTGCATGTGCCGGTTAAGGTGCATGTGCCATACCGCGTGGAGGTAGAGAAGAAGGTGCCGGTATACGTCGAGAAGAAGGTCCATGTCGATCGCCCTGTGCCGTATCCGGTAAAGGTGAAGGTCCCTGTCTACCACAAGGTGGAAGTTGAAGTGCCCAAACCATATCCGGTGCACATTCCCAAACCATACCCAGTGTACATCGAAAAGGAGGTGCACGTTCCAGTCGTTCATCGAGTAGAAGTTGAGAAGCCCTACCCAGTGTATGTGGAGAAACAAGTACTAGTGGAGCAGGTTGATGCGCCCGAGCATGAGCACAGCCATGAGCATGAGCAGAGCCACGAGCTACACAGTCACAAGCACGTGAGCCATGAGCCACAGAGCCACGAGCATGAGCATAGCCATGAGCATAGCCATGAGCATAGCCACGAGCAGGAACATACCGTACATCACAACATTCGCCCAGTTGGCATCAAGTCTACCGATTTCATCTCCGAACCTATCCACGTCCCAGAACATGAGCATCAGTACGGCGAGGAGTCGCAGAAGATCGAGCGCAAGGTGGAGAGCAACCAGAAGTCCGCTACAGATGCTGCCAGCGAACAAGTGAAAGAGACGGAAAAGCCCACCGATAAGGAATCCTCTCAGTAA